The window CATTAGCAACACTAATCTCACCTTCTTAACACCACGGATCTTCTTGGCACGGTTCTTCCTTTCCTTAATTTGTTTCCTCGATTTCTCGATCTTGGTGTCAAGACCATTCTACAAATCACATATTGAAACATATCATCTCACAAGTTTTCAGAAGAAGGCAGAGACTTAACTCTAATGATCAAGAGTACTGATAGTATTAGTATCTAGCTAGTGACTAATTCTAGACTAAATAGCATGAGATCAGACGTTTCAATAAATCGATATATAATGGAAATAAATGAAGAGAGGAAAGAGCATTTACTTACCCTGATAAGTCTGTACTTGGGTTCGAACTTCTTAGCGCTCTCGACATTGTCATAGATCAAACCAAACCCTGAAGATTTACCACCTCCAAAGTGGGTTCTGAATTTGAAAACAAAGATGGCATTTGGGTCCTTGACCTCGTACATCCTTGCTAGCTTCTCCTTCAGCTCAgcctttaaaattaaaaaaaaaaatcaaaaacgaatttcaCCAATTTCAAAACCACTTTAACAGACTAGTCTTTGAAATGGTAAAGATCATACCTTTGAAACATTGGCTCTTCCAGGGTGAAGAACATCAATAACCTACATTCACAAACCCAATCATTTTCTTACTAACCGATCCAAAAAACGAATACGCCAAACCAACAACGTTATATgagtttcaagactaatctaTTGCATTAAGCTACTCAGATTCAGAAACTATCAGCTCacactcttcttcttttttttttaatttattatcatTATAATAGAAAGGAAACCAGTACAAGCATAAACATAAACCGGGGTTAACCGGATCTACCCTAACTGACTAATACAGACCCGAGAAGCTCACACTCTTCTTAATTCCCCCGTTATCAATAATCATACTATTCTAGCAATCAATAACCAAACACAACATTAAGTTATAACTTTAATCcgataaaaaccaaaaaatgcaCAAGGCACTGATTAGCATGATTAGAGAGATTGAAAATGAGCTAAGAAACTCACGAACTGCTTCCTTGAGAGAAGTCTGTTGGTCATGAATTTACGGGTTCGGATCGTGACTGCCTTCTCCGCCATTGTTGCGATCGCGCCGGGGATCAAATGAAGATCTCTCTACAAAAGCTTTGAGTGAGTTCGTTCGTTCGTTCGTCGGCTCGGGTGAAAAGAAAGAGACGCGCAAGGTAAGCTGTAGCGTTTTTATTTATAGTAAAGGTCTTTGATTagggttttttttctttcggaCATTTAATGGGCTTTAACTTTATTGGGCTTACTAAATCCTAGTTTACAAGCTGAAGCCCGATTTGAATTTCTTAGAGGTTTGATTATAAAACAAAACTTGGAAGTAAAAGAAGAGTCCAGTGGGGGTTGAGTTCTCTTAACTGTGTATAgcctaatttattttaattttgtttttggtctGCCTggtctattttatatataagttattgaaatcagtaaaataaaataaaaatattatatatgcaGAGTCTGAAGCTCATTCATGAAATAAATTAGTTAAGTTGAAAGAAATTGAGTAACatgaatctgttttttttttgcttagttTGGATTTAGTTAACTAATTTGacaattttaaaactatattaatCATTTATTCATTGACTACTTTAAAAACACCTGGTAAAGAAGAGTAATTAACTATTTATTAAGATAAGAACtactaataaataattttgttggaCTTATTAGCCACACACACACGAATGATCAGATGAGTTGGCATTCCACCGCAAAAAGATATATCGACCAAAGCTTTTGAAGGACCGACACGTTAGTGGAGGAGGAAGATACGAGACGAATGGTTGGCACTGAAGTGGGTTGGGTACGAAAAGGGTACGTTTGATCTGTACATATTCAATACCACATGCCATCAATAAACACGATAATTTAAGATTTTGTAAGGCTCCTTTTAAGATCAATTATTACTATCTTCAATTGATAGGGTCAACCTAATTCAATTCTTCATATCATGTCCCTACCATTTTTCATTGTCTTTTGTTTCCCCCCATTGAATTTTATAAACCGTTTAACGTAAATTTCAGACTCTGAATTTGGACAAGGCATCATTTTCATGTTTGATACATGTTTGTCGTAAAACACATTGTGGCTTAGGGTCGTTTAGTCGTCCTTTCTTGTTGATCTAAGTAACTTAATCAAAAtcttgaaaaaaagaaattaattaaaatcttACAATATCTTAAACTAAAATACCATATGTggaaatatttcttaaatagaTACATACGATActaatgctttttttttgtcaaaaaaaatgcataatttttttctaacgAATGCATATTCACTCGTAATTttatctaaatattataggattcgTCATTTTCTTAAATTAGTAAGAAAAAGGACTTatatattgacaaaaaaaaagcaaaaaaaaattctaacgaATGCACATTCACTCGTAATCTTACCTACGTATTATAGGATTTGTCATTTTCTTAAATTAGTaagaaaaatgatttatatattgaaaatattattattctttACTCAAGAGCTAAGTCAGCTAACTATGAGCTTTATATCGAAAtggtaattgttttttttactaaaagataaatatttcaTTGATGAGAATGAAAAAGCACAAGTTGTTTAAGCCCCAAAAAAAAGTggaaaaaaagattaaaaaacaaacattagaatTAACAATTGAATACAATTTCAGtactaaaagttttttttttttttatcaacaaccACGAAAACAGGTAGAATAACCGACGAAGTCAATCCGCACGAACCTTAGTCTCCTGATTACGCTTCAAAGTACGAAATGGTAATTGTTTATCTTGTGATTGCATGAGAAAGTCATAAGAAACCACCAACTTACGTAAAATAATTGAACAATAATCATAACGATCACAATGATCACCTAACATATCATAACATATCATAGAAGAGTTTATCGTCTACCTATATCTTAGATCTGCAAGATATGCTCTGATGACCTTCATATTTTTAGTAGAAGGGCAGTTATAGTATGTAGCTTACCACATGAGTGTCATATGCGGTTGTAAACTAATTAATTATGCGcgtagttttaaaataataataataattgatgCGTGTAGTGTTACTATTTTCCATTTTAATGTTGTTTGTATATACAGAATCTCTACAAAAATTGAtggattatatatttttgtcataGAGCTTGTGAGTTACTATTGAAAGTTCAAACCAGACGTAGAACTTAATTTGGAGGATCGTTTTCTAGTGTAGATATGGACAATAAAAGTATTATTGAACATTTATATTACACGACAGTCATACAGACGAACGAAAAACAAatcatgttatatataaaaaataaataccaaCGCATGTGGATGAACCCACATTTCTAGTAGATTGGTCGGCACTAGAACATGGCCATGTGCTGCTGTGGGTTTGCACCTGTAGTTTACTATTTTGCCCACTGATTTCACTTTACATTATCCGAACGTcttatgaaaattataaacaCAGATTAATTTTGTGGGATGGTTTTCATAACGAACAGTAGTTACTAAATTTAGTATGTTTATTACATTGCTCAATAGTTCGCTTCCATTATTGTTTTGTCATTAATTCGAATCCAACCTGTTTTCTTCCTCCCCACATGCATTTAATGGTACAGtacaatgaaaacaaaatgcTCAGAGATTAAATCATTACAATACTATTATTGAGTttccaagaaaatatttatgttagtgctaaaaagtttttataaacaACTTGCTAGCATattttgcaaacatatttatgttagTCCTAAATAGAAGTAGTTTTTATAAACAACTTGCTAGATATGAAATTTATTAGAAAACGAGCTAAATAAATACAATCTTATTGCATATTTGCATGCATTAACAAACTAAATCCTCGAATGGTATTATTGTAAGAATAACCAGAAAAGAATTGAAGTGAATCTCTTAAGTATACCAGAACAATATGTATACATGAAGAAACATCAAGCTTCAATGGCATCAACAGGAAGAGAAGTTGTCCTTTTCAGACACTTTGGTACTGACCTTCCTCCAAACACCTTATCTTCATCTCCTCCTCTTCCCAACCCCGAAACCGAACCGGAGAATCCATCTTTCAGACCCTCTTCTCCTGTTTCCGACCACATGGACTTCAACTGTTCATCATGCATCTCTCTTATATCCATCTGACACTTAGCTTTAAGCCATCTGAACTCTTGTTGGACCTGGTCTTCTGTTTTCTCTACCTCATCACAGTATAGAGACGGTAAAAACGAGAACGAACCAGACCCGGTTAGATGGTTTAGCGTGTTACTTGCTTCACAAGAAAACGTTATTTCAGGATCCTCATacacttcttcctcttcctcttctgaATGGTTTTGCCCCGAATCTATCGAGCTAAGCTCTCGGCTCTCCTGCTGTTGCTGCAGCTTCCATATCTCTCTAAGCCTAACCTCGGTTTCTCTTATCGTAATCTCTTCAAACCGTCCATGAGTCTCGCCGCACCCGTTTCTGCAACACTGTGCAACGTTTGCTCCAGGATTGGTCCTCAAGAAATCCATCACCGAGCCCATTGAAGTCCGGTTCGACACACAGTTGCTGCAAATGTTGGCATTTGCAGCAgctgcagcagcagcagcaagaGATTCTTCAAACTCAGGACCAGGTCTCCAACTAGGTACAAGCCTAGATATCTCGCCGTCAATCATGTTGGCTATCTTCGTGACGCCGTGGTCGTCCATATCAAGCTCCGCTACCATCTCCGTTGCAACGCTCAGTGCCGTGTCTGTCTCGATGTCAAATGGGAAGTAAATGTTTCGGACACGCCCTGCAAACAATAACGCCTTTTTTTAACACTATTGAGCATTAGTTTATGCAAATTTAAGGCCTTTCTTTACGATTTTGGcagaataatataatttaatgggTTTGTTAGAAaatgtattttactattttcgTAGAAAACGTAATTTTACAATTTTAGAAAAAtgtaattatacaattttagagaaaaatataatttacagtTTTAgcgaaaaatataattttacggttttagcaaaaaaatatctaaatctaAAAGAGACTATTATCCATTATAGACGGACCAGttataatccaaaaaataatGGTCCACGATGGACggaccaattgagaacaattaAAGTGACTGTTGTTACCTTCTTTGTCGGTGATCCGAAGACGCAAGAACAAgccaccatcatctcttctcttCCCTTTAATACTTATATCAACATTACCAGAactcttgtcttcttcttgatcattttCATTTCTACACTCAAAGAGCTCAATTCCATGAGTCTCCTCTGTCTCACCTGGATTATAAGCCCACCTGTTTTGATACTCATGGTAACCATTTGAATACTGACGATTCAAAGAGCTACTATTCGACGGGTAGTTGTAGTAGTCAGCAAGATGATGATGAGGCTGCCTAACTAGCGGCGGCATCACCGGATAATCCACATCAACTGATCTCAAATCAAACTCACCATCGTCTATTCGAAAGAAAGGATCATCTAGCAACTCATGAGCAGAGACTCTAAGAGAAACAGTAGCCAAGCATTTCTCAATGAAGTATTTAACCTCAGGGTCTTTCACCATGTACAATGCATCTGGCTTCTTCCCCTGTAACCGAACATTTTTTAGCTACAATACATTCACTGTTCTTTTTGAAAACAGAAAGAGTTTGGAAAGTCTCTCACCGACATAACTTTCTTGTAGATCTGAGCAGGGTGTGTGCATTCACTGTAAGGGTAATCAAACGTTACCATTTCTAGAATGCACATACCAAAAGAGTATATATCAACCAGTTCGTTATATGCTTCTTCGTAGACTTCAGGAGCCATGAACTCAGGTGTACCGACGCAGTGAGCAGCGTGGGACTTTCTTAAAATGGCGGCGAGGCCAAGATCACCAATCTTGACCTCGCCTTGATTGCCGTTAACGAAAATGTTGTCACATTTGAGATCTCTGTGGATTATAGGAGGGTCATGGTTGTGTAGATAATGTAACCCTCTCAAGATTTGTCTGCACCAGTGTTTCACCGCTCTTATGTTCACTCTCTTATGCCTTAGTCGATACCTGAGATCCACTACCGTGTAAGagtcaaagaacaaagagagaaagagagagagagagagaagaagaagaagcttactGTCTTAAGGTGCCGGAAGTGAACAACTCAGTGACGAAATTGATGTTTCTGTTAGAGGTATCGACCCAAGAGGTGTAGAACTTCATGATGTTCTTGTGTTTGAGAGTCTTGAGGAGATGGATCTCACAGTAAAGCCTCTCGAGATCTTCAGGGCTTTGTAAGAAGTCGTAGAGCTTGACTTGGTTCCATGCTACTTCGATGCCTTCATATTCATCAAATGCTCTGTAACtacaaataatcaaaagaagagaaaacaacATTTAATGTGTGTATTGATCAAATTAAGCTATTTTCCACAATAGGAAAGTTTCTTTTTGTGGATGGATCTCTTTAATTTGTTTGACCTATGAAGAACATCATAGGGTTAAATACATCACCagatcaagaaaagaaaaagaaagaagagatgtGATTAACTTACACAGTCTTTGAAGCTCCTTTACCCAGAACTTCATTATACTGCAAACAATAATAACATTAAAGTCAACAACAAAGATAGAAATAAAACTAAGTGAGATTTGGTTGATTGAGAGGGAAAAGCTTACTCTTCCATATCTTCCAGTAGGATCAACTTCAACAAACTCAGAGTAATCTGGCTCAAGATAACTCACCAGATTGTTCATCTCTCTTATCTCCCAATCagaaagaagaaggaaaaaaaatccaaaagatTATAAATGAATAGATCTACCAATAATATATATGGGTGGGGTTTGAGTTTATTCTTATAGAAATTTGGTCATAGTCATCTTGTTCTTCTGACAGAAAGAGTTGAACAGAGAGAAGATATGAAACTCATGTAGATAAGAACAGTTTCTGTATTTACTCTCATTATTACAATAAATACTCTATAGTGAGAGAAAGGGATTTGAGCTTAGAAGACAGACAGGCCAAGCTTTCTTCAAGAGTTCAATggaagtttattttaattttttctttttcttttggtggGTTATCACAGAGGAATACGAGCACCTCGTGAAAGAAAGACAAAAGACGGTGTGTGCGTTTCTTGCGGGAACGGTGGTCCAAAGGGGGTTAAACTAATACAAAATATCAACagtttcttttgttgttgttgttgtagaagtcttttttttttttttttttacttttgtcaACTGTTTATAGAAGTCTCAACAGTAGTAACTAGCAACGGTTTATACGGTCACTTGTACTACGTAGGAACGAAATCTAgctaatcatttttaaaattaattatgggTATTTTACTTACTTTTTGTAAAGTTAAATCTAGCTgagtttaaatttttatctaCGACCAAAAGAaaattgctatatatatattcccaCTATACAGATTGAAATTGTATTTATATGTCATCATTTTCAACTATagttattaaatataattgaaaTGTTAGTTTTTGTATGATTACAACGTTCGGTGGTGGGGGAATGGTATCCATAATGCATTACGAATCTTTGACCGTATAGTATATCAAGTGAATTAGTTCTATATTGTTTTTGCTAACTTGTTTTGCGTGCTTAATTCGAAAGCAACTGAAATTAATGAATTAATTCAtgttttatgtattattttaggTTTATGTAACGCTTATATTTTACgaaaattttaagatttttcagCACGCTGATGAGTGTTTGTGTCAGTTTTGAATCGGATTCCCTTTTAAGAAATGTAACGTCTTATATTTGAACCACCATCCATCTTATTATACTTTAAGTATCCCTTACTTCACATGCAGTAGTTCTAAGTTCTGACACTTGAATTAAGCAAAAAATGTAAATTGAAACAAACATAGTGTATATCAAAAAACCGGGTGCTATATAACTACCAATGCACCATAACAAGTTTGGTAAAAGATCAAATACAAACCTAAAATGGGATTGGAGACAGCGAGATAATGTCGAATGGATGTTCCAGAGGAGGCAACAAAGGCTAGTTTGGCCACGTGTTTAGTTGCTTGCGTTATCACACACTATCCTTGACCATACATCAattcatatataaatagtaCATTGAGCAATAATCATGAAACGAAATTAAGACTTATTTATAGTTTTgtccaaaatttaaattagattatatatatCTGTACTATTTTGAACTTAATATATTAGTAATTTTAGcaactaaaacataaattagtGATAATATGCTGACCATATACATATTATCTATCATGCCTAAAAAATAAACGGTATAAATTGTTTCAAAGAAATATAGTCATATCATAGCAAACACGCCATCAATTGCACCAAGACATGAATAAACAGTCTGTGGTCATATTTTGAACGCCGAATcatagatatatgatatatctatCCATAGCAATTTTCATGCCGTTGATTATTCTTTTACTATAAACTATATTCTGATCAGTATTTTGTATACCCCTTCCACCATTAGACTAATAAGAGCTTGTTTAGATCGGCAGGAAACGAGACAAAATTACGTACGTACATTTACacggccaaaaaaaaaaatcacagtatttatttaataaaccTCAAAAGATCGATGGGGGTCTGGCCATCTAATATTAGACGAAGAACACACATGTGCATGTGGGTGAATACAAAGACATGCACGATCATCATAGccttttaaaatgaaaaagctAATAAGGCTTGGTTGTGATAATGAATAACACCAACCACACATCTTATCCATTTGGCCTTTTCCTCACACCATTAAACTTTATCATAAAGTTTAGTTTGATTGCtattcatttttataaattttatacagGTTATTGGCTTTTTTCTTTGTTGATTCCAAATTGATATCTATTACTAATTTATAGTTCTAGAATATAATAAACGATGAAAATAATGTGATTACCTTTATTGCCagtaactaataaaatataattaataattaacttGGACCTTGTTTGATTAGCTTGGCTGGTtattccgtgggtgtccgtacGGAATTACGGTAATCACAAGTTCACAACGCTATCCTCAATTAATTACTAActaataaaacaattttttttttgtaagatacTACTGACAGTATTTGCCTCGTCGTCACTTAGCGAAAATATATTACACTAACTATGCATATGGACCCAACTATTCGTCTAATCTCCATAGTATATACATCAATGATACTTTTTATAAACTGtgacagataatagattagctGATATAACGTAATGATACTTTTTATAAACTGTGACAGATAATATATTAGCTAATAtaacttacatatatatataatctataatAACCATGGAAATTACGACTGGTTTTCTTACTATCTCCTGGTTACGGaaatttgtttttcatttgATATCTTTCTTTGTGTGTTTAATTAATCTCAAACAATTATGCGTGTGTTTTCCTCTAATTTATTTGTTCTGTATATTTGGTGATGtttcttataaattttgaaaactaGAAAAATGCTAAATTCAACATAAGAAATATCTAATAATCAAGTCTCATGTGTGAAAACTAATAATCAAACCTCAAGTGTCAAATTTTATAATCAAGTCTCAAGTGTGAAAACTAGAATATATCCAATATAAAAACAGAAGACTAGCAACCTGGACTCAAATCAAACTCTCTATTtcattatgtttttataactaattaaattaaaatatactcaatGGTCATAAAAAGAATCTTGGAACAAAAATAAGtaagaaaactatataattgtGTTATAAAAGTAACGAAAGTCAAGTCTCATGCAAAGGGATTTCCAAATCCCATAAGATTTAAGAAAGATAATTCATTAGTTGATTAGTTCTATAAAAATAACACCACTTGAAACTCTCTTGTATTgtcaggaaaaaaaaacaagaagagagattttttttttgtcacagaaacaagaagagagatttaaaactctgttttttttgtacTAAAAGATTCTTATAATAGCTAACTTCTTCATTGGTATGAAAAAGTTTGGATCTACATCTCAAATAATCATTAGTTGGGAGAAAAAATGAACTGATCAACTTTGGTTAAGTCTTTTTGGCTACAAACTTACAATGCAGTAAAATCTTAAATAACATTGCAATTATTGATTTAGTTTGATACTCTTTACGAAACAACTTCTTTCCTTTTTCTAGTTTGGCTTCAAATTACGGTTATCTAAAACAGTTTGCTCTATCGGATGTCGAATACATCGAACCAGAAATATTGAGCTTAGTAAAACATAGTAGACATCTAAGCCCAAACCAAAGACCTTTAGAGATTATAGGCCGATAGGTGATGATTTGAACGAAAAATGTCTCATAACAAACTAAAAGTGGAGTTGCCCAAAACATAGAGAGGATGATGTGTTAATAACAACAAATCTTTGAAGTGTTTCATTCTTACCGTAGAAGGTAAACAATTAAAAGACTCAACATATTGTGCTTGTGCATGTGAAAAAGAATTTAACATGTATGGAAACAGTAACAATCTTTAACACTTGGAATATCAGGGCATACGCCATGAGTAACAAGCCGGccgtgtgtgttttgtttttaatacaAAGTTTATGGCAAACATCATTATcaatatatgtaaaaatgaCTGGAATGATTATTACCAGCAGAGAAAGTGAGGAGTACAAACAAAAACGCTACCATAAATCACTTCATATTCTTTTGTATACAACACACACATGATCGTTCTAAAGATTGACCTTGTCCCATTTTTTGTTGGTTTGTTGTTATGATTTTGTTTCGAATTTGGCTTAGCAAATCcggtaaatattttaaactaacaGAATAACAAAATGTACATAGATCTCTAAGTTTCAGAAAATCAGAAAATATCATGTCTTCCAAAAATGTGGAATCAGTTATCGACTTTTTTTACTGGAAGCTACATACATTCTAGTAGCACACATAACACAAACTACATATTTTAGCATCACACAACTTTAAATGGATGTAAAATTTGGTGAATTTacatttacaaatataataagAGATAGTAGTCATTATCTGACCATGTCCAAATACATGAATCTCTAGTGCTTTAGATTCTCAGCTCCGAGAGGTGAAAGAGTTGAAGGTGAATATCTGCCTGATTGCTTCAACCGCAGAGACACTCCAGCTCTCAACATGCCTCACAATCTTTCACACAACACACAAAATGTCTCAGACAAAAGACGGAAAGGAATCTTGTGATGATTGTAAAGAGCAAATGTTTTTGTATCTTTTCTTACTTTGAAGTCTCTATCAAGTTCATAGACCGTACTTCCGTCGATCGATATCAATGGTCTCCATGGAAGTTTCAGGTAAGTTCTGAAACATAGTTCAAGAGACATAAACATCATTAATACAAAGCACAattcaaaacttttattttaatcagaATACCTTAGCTTCCACGTCGCCCGTATATAGTTTCCTTGGGACAACTCACTCTGTAATGTATTAAATCGATTTCAAGAACATTGAGAGCATAAACACACACTAGGATCTAACAAATACCTTGTCCATATTTTGAAGTTCAATGGATGCATCTTCAAGGAACGGAACCAGTAATCTCAAGTTGCGTTCATACAACTCTGTACCTGCCAAAGCCAAAACCCAAAAGAGACCACTTTtatttctaatatcaagatttaTGATCTGATCCCACCAATCTAACAAGAGTGCATGAACACCAGCTTGTTCTACATTTGTTCAAGCAGATACTCTACGAAGGGTTCTGCAATGACTCACCCTGGAAGCTGATCGTCGGATCCTCGAAGATGCAATCATCAGAGTAAATTGCAGTAGTGAAGATTCCTGTTACCATTATTTTCAGACATGACTTTAACCAGTTAGTGTCTGAGCTTAGTTTGTAATCACATACCTGTGACGAAATAGGCATTTCCATAGTCTGATCTCAAAACCTCCATCACATCATCAATATCTCGAGCATTTTCCTCATAATCTGATCTGTAGCCAGTTCCAACCGATATTTTCAGACCAAACACGAacagagtgtaataagagacaTTAACTGAAAGCTCTAGAGATTACTTACTTATCCTCATTTATACGAAGGGTGGTAGAAGGAGACGAAGCGACTGAGAACAGCCGGAGCACTTCAGTGACTCCTCCAACCGCCCACTTCAAGATAGCCGGAGTTTTCTTCTCCGGCGATCCAGAGAAGCATCTCGTCGACCGACGACCAACCCTCTGCACACCCAATGAATCGTAAAATCCCCTAGATGAATAATAAACAAATCAACAGAAACCACCACTCACCTTGAGGGTCGAAGATGAGCTGATAAATATCTGGGAAGTCACTCCCGCCATTTTCTTCCTGTTATAACGGTCGTCGTCGGCAGTTATCCACACACCGCCATTTCTCCACCTTATATTTAAGTATTAAAAAACAAGTTTCACAAACCACCCAAATGTTTTGGAAACTACGAAATGTACCCTAAACTCTTATTTATTAGATTTAAGTACCCATTCCACCACGATTTGGGGGGTGTTGTATCTATTAGAAATAAATTAAGGGGTGAAATGtggataaattatataatatgtctcgttttttgaataaaaatgtggATAAGCTCTGCCTCTGTAGTCACTC is drawn from Brassica rapa cultivar Chiifu-401-42 chromosome A05, CAAS_Brap_v3.01, whole genome shotgun sequence and contains these coding sequences:
- the LOC103849155 gene encoding 40S ribosomal protein S24-1, yielding MAEKAVTIRTRKFMTNRLLSRKQFVIDVLHPGRANVSKAELKEKLARMYEVKDPNAIFVFKFRTHFGGGKSSGFGLIYDNVESAKKFEPKYRLIRNGLDTKIEKSRKQIKERKNRAKKIRGVKKTKAGDPKKK
- the LOC103849154 gene encoding serine/threonine-protein kinase WNK1; the encoded protein is MNNLVSYLEPDYSEFVEVDPTGRYGRYNEVLGKGASKTVYRAFDEYEGIEVAWNQVKLYDFLQSPEDLERLYCEIHLLKTLKHKNIMKFYTSWVDTSNRNINFVTELFTSGTLRQYRLRHKRVNIRAVKHWCRQILRGLHYLHNHDPPIIHRDLKCDNIFVNGNQGEVKIGDLGLAAILRKSHAAHCVGTPEFMAPEVYEEAYNELVDIYSFGMCILEMVTFDYPYSECTHPAQIYKKVMSGKKPDALYMVKDPEVKYFIEKCLATVSLRVSAHELLDDPFFRIDDGEFDLRSVDVDYPVMPPLVRQPHHHLADYYNYPSNSSSLNRQYSNGYHEYQNRWAYNPGETEETHGIELFECRNENDQEEDKSSGNVDISIKGKRRDDGGLFLRLRITDKEGRVRNIYFPFDIETDTALSVATEMVAELDMDDHGVTKIANMIDGEISRLVPSWRPGPEFEESLAAAAAAAANANICSNCVSNRTSMGSVMDFLRTNPGANVAQCCRNGCGETHGRFEEITIRETEVRLREIWKLQQQQESRELSSIDSGQNHSEEEEEEVYEDPEITFSCEASNTLNHLTGSGSFSFLPSLYCDEVEKTEDQVQQEFRWLKAKCQMDIREMHDEQLKSMWSETGEEGLKDGFSGSVSGLGRGGDEDKVFGGRSVPKCLKRTTSLPVDAIEA
- the LOC103849153 gene encoding uncharacterized protein LOC103849153 codes for the protein MAGVTSQIFISSSSTLKRVGRRSTRCFSGSPEKKTPAILKWAVGGVTEVLRLFSVASSPSTTLRINEDKSDYEENARDIDDVMEVLRSDYGNAYFVTGIFTTAIYSDDCIFEDPTISFQGTELYERNLRLLVPFLEDASIELQNMDKSELSQGNYIRATWKLRTYLKLPWRPLISIDGSTVYELDRDFKIVRHVESWSVSAVEAIRQIFTFNSFTSRS